From the Prunus dulcis chromosome 4, ALMONDv2, whole genome shotgun sequence genome, one window contains:
- the LOC117625746 gene encoding trihelix transcription factor ASIL2-like encodes MGDLTDPQMTPSHATATTPSSNPRPMPVREDCWSEDATSTLVDAWGRRYLELNRGCLRQKDWQEVADAVNALHGHTKKTHRTDVQCKNRIDTIKKKYKFEMNRVSSSNGALTSSWPFFERLDALIGSNYKKPSPSPPVAVPLPLGYRKTPPPATVVTAVALPQKRSASSAAVDEGFFRMNYSAVAAAAAAEAEDDDDEDEDEDDEGNYEVDEEVEMERERDSGGEIGGGGGGGGEGLKRLARAIERFGEVYQRVEAEKLRQMVDLEKQRMQFANDLEVQRMNMFMDTQVQLERIKHGKRSGSNDIYMRGEL; translated from the exons ATGGGTGACCTAACGGACCCCCAAATGACGCCGTCCCatgccaccgccaccacccCCTCCTCCAACCCTCGCCCCATGCCCGTCCGCGAAGACTGCTGGAGCGAAGACGCTACCTCCACTCTCGTCGACGCCTGGGGCCGCCGTTACCTCGAGCTCAACCGCGGGTGCCTCCGTCAGAAGGACTGGCAGGAGGTCGCTGACGCCGTCAACGCCCTTCACGGCCACACCAAGAAGACCCACCGCACCGACGTCCAGTGCAAGAACCGCATCGACACCATCAAGAAGAAGTACAAGTTCGAGATGAATAGGGTTTCGTCCTCCAACGGAGCCCTAACCTCTTCTTGGCCTTTCTTCGAGAGGCTCGACGCTCTCATCGGATCTAACTACAAGAAGCCGTCTCCTTCGCCCCCGGTCGCTGTTCCGTTGCCTTTGGGGTATCGGAAGACGCCGCCTCCGGCGACCGTTGTGACGGCCGTGGCGCTGCCGCAGAAGCGGTCTGCGTCGTCTGCGGCGGTCGACGAGGGTTTCTTCAGGATGAATTACTCGGCTGTGGCTGCGGCGGCAGCGGCAGAGGCTGAGGATGATGACGACGAGGACGAGGATGAGGACGACGAGGGGAACTACGAGGTTGATGAGGAGGTTGAgatggagagggagagagatagCGGAGGCGAGattggaggtggaggaggaggaggaggagaagggtTGAAGAGATTGGCGAGAGCGATTGAGAGGTTCGGGGAGGTGTATCAGAGAGTGGAGGCCGAAAAGTTGAGGCAGATGGTGGACTTGGAGAAGCAGAGGATGCAATTCGCCAATGATTTGGAGGTGCAGAGGATGAATATGTTCATGGACACGCAGGTCCAGCTCGAGCGGATCAAGCACGGCAAGCGATCCGGCTCTAATG ATATT
- the LOC117624722 gene encoding uncharacterized protein LOC117624722: MKNTIRCCISCILPCGALDVIRVVHCNGKVEEISGTIRASEIMKAYPKHVLKKPSSSPSDHNGVVPKIVIVPPDAELQRGKIYFLMPVPAASKTSEKTSAKTRSSAKKKRVKDTETNTTNNNNNVVMNSIAMTNLLISDQYLSEILSEKHSSQRDRRRGRVGVWRPHLESICESPSDV, translated from the coding sequence ATGAAAAACACCATCAGGTGCTGCATCTCTTGCATTCTGCCATGTGGAGCTCTGGATGTGATTAGAGTCGTACACTGTAATGGCAAAGTCGAAGAGATCAGCGGCACAATCCGGGCCAGCGAGATCATGAAGGCCTACCCTAAGCACGTCCTCAAGAAGCCCTCCTCATCGCCGTCCGATCACAACGGTGTCGTCCCCAAGATCGTGATTGTTCCACCCGATGCTGAGCTGCAACGCGGCAAGATTTACTTCCTCATGCCAGTGCCTGCTGCTTCTAAGACATCCGAAAAGACATCAGCGAAGACAAGATCGTcggcaaagaagaaaagggttAAGGACACAGAGACCAAcaccaccaacaacaacaacaacgtTGTGATGAACAGCATCGCCATGACCAACCTCTTGATATCTGATCAGTACTTGAGCGAAATACTGTCGGAGAAGCATTCGTCTCAGAGGGATCGGCGGCGAGGACGTGTTGGGGTGTGGAGGCCTCATTTAGAGAGCATATGTGAGTCACCAAGTGATGTGTAA
- the LOC117625168 gene encoding peroxisome biogenesis protein 7, producing MPVFKTPFNGYSVKFSPFYESRLAVATSQNFGILGNGRLHVIDLSPAPLGPAAPHQPITELIAYDTADGVYDVAWSESHDSLLVAAIADGSVKLYDVALPPASNPLRSLHEHTREVSSADYNPTRRDSFLTSSWDDTVKLWTVDRPASVRTFKEHAYCVYSAVWNPRHADVFASASGDCTLRVWDVREPGSTMIIPAHELEILACDWNKYDDCCIATASVDKSIKVWDVRSIRVPISVLNGHSYAVRKIKFSPHRQSLMMSCSYDMSVCLWDYMMEDALVARYDHHTEFAVGVDMSVLVEGLLASTGWDELAYVWQHGTDPRAP from the coding sequence ATGCCAGTATTTAAAACCCCGTTCAACGGCTACTCCGTCAAGTTCAGCCCCTTCTACGAGTCTCGGCTCGCCGTCGCCACCTCCCAAAATTTCGGCATCCTCGGCAACGGCCGCCTCCACGTTATCGACCTCTCCCCGGCCCCGCTGGGCCCCGCCGCACCCCACCAGCCAATCACCGAGCTCATCGCCTATGACACCGCCGACGGCGTATACGACGTCGCATGGTCCGAGTCCCACGACTCCCTTCTAGTCGCCGCCATCGCCGACGGCTCAGTCAAGCTCTACGACGTCGCTCTGCCCCCCGCCTCCAACCCCCTCCGCTCCCTCCATGAGCACACGCGCGAGGTCAGCTCCGCCGACTACAACCCCACGCGCCGCGACTCCTTCCTCACCTCCTCCTGGGACGACACCGTCAAGCTGTGGACCGTTGACAGGCCCGCCTCCGTCCGGACCTTCAAGGAGCACGCCTACTGCGTCTACTCCGCCGTCTGGAACCCTCGCCACGCCGACGTCTTCGCCTCCGCCTCCGGCGACTGCACCCTACGCGTCTGGGACGTGCGTGAGCCTGGCTCCACCATGATCATCCCCGCTCACGAGCTCGAGATCCTCGCGTGCGATTGGAACAAGTACGACGACTGCTGCATCGCCACTGCCTCCGTCGACAAGTCAATCAAAGTTTGGGACGTGAGGAGCATTAGGGTTCCGATCTCGGTGCTCAACGGCCACAGCTACGCGGTGAGGAAAATCAAGTTCTCGCCGCACAGGCAGAGCTTGATGATGTCGTGTTCATACGACATGTCGGTTTGCTTGTGGGATTATATGATGGAGGACGCGCTGGTAGCTCGGTACGACCATCACACCGAATTCGCGGTTGGTGTGGATATGAGTGTTCTTGTGGAGGGGCTTCTGGCAAGTACTGGCTGGGATGAGCTTGCGTACGTTTGGCAGCACGGGACCGACCCCAGAGCGCCTTAA
- the LOC117625169 gene encoding abscisic acid receptor PYL12-like, which yields MVVFYPTEKQQTPTKTQLMISSYHSHTLLPNQCGSSLVQTIDAPLPLVWSVLRQFDNPQAYKQFIKSCSMRAGNGGIGSIREVVVKTGLPAKTSMERLDELDDNMHVMHYSIVGGDHRLANYSSTTTVHREEEGKAVVIQSYVVDVPTGSSEEDTCLFTNTIIGCNLKSLARVTEKMAANN from the coding sequence ATGGTGGTATTTTATCCAACAGAAAAGCAACAAACCCCAACCAAAACACAGCTCATGATCAGCAGCTACCATAGCCACACACTGTTACCAAACCAGTGTGGCTCGAGCCTTGTCCAAACCATCGACGCGCCGCTGCCCCTGGTCTGGTCCGTCCTCCGCCAATTTGACAACCCTCAAGCCTACAAGCAGTTCATCAAGAGCTGCAGCATGCGTGCCGGCAATGGAGGCATCGGAAGCATCCGGGAAGTCGTGGTTAAAACCGGCTTGCCTGCAAAAACCAGCATGGAGAGGCTCGATGAGCTCGACGACAACATGCATGTCATGCATTATAGCATTGTTGGTGGAGATCACAGGCTTGCAAATTACAGTTCTACCACTACCGTGCACAGAGAAGAGGAAGGAAAGGCTGTTGTGATTCAGTCGTATGTGGTGGATGTGCCTACCGGGAGCAGCGAGGAGGACACTTGTTTGTTTACTAATACGATCATAGGCTGCAATCTCAAGTCGCTGGCTAGAGTCACAGAAAAGATGGCTGctaataattaa